In the Populus trichocarpa isolate Nisqually-1 chromosome 1, P.trichocarpa_v4.1, whole genome shotgun sequence genome, tatcaaatttcagTGTCAATGGAACTACAATACCAGTTTGTGAAACTGTTAGACTTGATCCAGCTCCATACAAAGGAACCTTATTTCCTTCCACAATCACTGATACAGTCCTGCGACTCTTTCTTGGCTGATAGTATTTCTTCAACTGCGGCATTAAAGGGAAATCAGTAACACTCATTATTGATTTTGATACCAATTAGAGACCAAGCTCTCTTATTGGAGGAATGCAAAGAGACATCATGCAATCACTTCAAACTTGCAACACAAAGCATAAGTTTCTTgacataatttcaaaacattttaagtTCTATTGGCTTTGAAGGGTCTATTCCCGAATCCATCGAATCCTCACTGATTTGgattaaatattattacatGGTAATGCAAAGGATTGTACCTGACCAGTTGCGATGGGGACCTCTGAGTATACAAGATTGATTGGTGTGGAGCTGACATGAATGCCAAATAGTGTAGCAGGGTTGTAAACACTCATCCTTAATGAACCATTCACTGTAAGCAGCTTTGTAGGAACACCAGAGGAGTCAGTACCTTCcccaacataaaaattatttacgaCCAAGCTCTGCAAGAATCAGATTTTCCATTAGAAATGAACTTCAACAGAGAAACATGTTACCTCAAGAACCACATTGATTAGCTAGTGAGTGACACACACTAAACGGCTTAATTCATCCTGTAATGGAGATATGTTTGGGACCATCCAAGGCTAATTCATAGAAATATTATCGAGGCTTCAAATACAATGACTCCCTCTGACTAGCTGAACCACACTAATCACAAACTCTAAGAATCTTCCAAAGAAGACAGGAATATGATACAAAGAAATGGCTTTTAAAGGTTGATGATGAATCTCAGCAAGTACAAGCCCCAGATATAGATTTTAAATCCAATTAGGGTGGCACAATAACTCTGTGTTGGTCCTTTTGATCACAGAATTCAGCTGGTTGATTCAACTATTCAGCTGTATGTACAGGGAGTTTCAAGTCCTAGTTATTCAGAAAGATGGCCTTCCACAACATTTTTCATTGTCTGGACATAGtaacaacgaaaaaaaaaagacaatgaccTGAACTAGAGCAGGGATAGATATCCTCACTAAGCAATCATGCAAAATATCCTCTCTAAGCAAACATATTTGACTGAGGCTTCTTTACATCAGATCAATTTTGTCTAAATGAAGACAATCTTGACATATATAGAAGATAGTGGATCCAAGGAACATGCATGGGTGTGGGCCTTTTGTCAAAAAACAATCAGCTTTAACTACATGCATTGTACTATTGACCATCTCCAGAGAATTAACCATTGGCTGCTAGTTTCCAAGTTCCTATACATCTCCACAGATTCTAGAAGTAGTTATGGATGAAAATACGACCAAGTGGAAAGCTACATGTATAAGGTCCCTATCATACACTTTCTGATTAAATACTAGACATCagattcttccttttcttcttcttcttctttatatcCTATCTTTATAACAATGCTTGAAATTGTACAGCAGTCACCATACATGTACTCGATCAGACAATTGAACTAGATCCATAGACAAATCAATGGTGCTTACAAACTCTAGACGGTCAATTGtataataagaaatgaaaatgttAAGCAAATAGTTAAAGTGAAGTCAAATTTTCTTTGTGGCATCTGTACCAAATTCCAactatttattgtatttatacTTTATCTGTTCCCTAGAGCTTTAAACAGCCCAATTATTTCAAAATGAATAACTTATTGCAACATTGATTCAACCTGATGAAATAAATGCTTGTATAACAGTTGCAGAAAAGGTACAGCAGCATTAATTTACAGTAATGTCCATTCTAATCCACTTTCAAAGTTCAATTTTCGGCGAGAAAATGTTTGTTCTAATGACTGTATTAAGCAGACCAAATAATCAGAGAAATGAAACTTAAAACTGGCATACCTTGACTGTAATCTCTGCTTTGTAAGGCCTGCTAGCACCCCATATAATCAAGCAAAAAACtgtaaacaaaaacacaaaacttaACAGAGCAATCAAGGCCTGAAACCTTCTGGTAAACGCTTTATCCTCATCATCATAGTTCCCTTCTTCCATGATAACATTACACTCAGGCCACCCCTTATCATTCCACCCCTTATTATCATTTCTTTTCCTACTACCACTTTTTCTCCCTGAAGAGGACCTAAAGATCCCTGAAAACCTACTAGCCGACGAGTTCCTTGAGTGGCGACCATAAGAAGGGTGTGAAGGTGACTCCATTGGACTTGGTTGCATAGAAGACGACTTGTCTCCATCATGTGAGTCCCTTGAAGGGCTTTGTACGAAATATACAGGACGTTTTGGAGACCTTGAAGGTGAAGATGGAGCTAAACTAGTAAtatcagattcagattttgcgGAAAGCATTGTAAAACAACAGCGTCTTTCCTAGTTTTAGACACTATAAACAATGAAAGTAATGAGACAAGAGAGTTGAGCTTATATGTTTCCACTCGGAAACATTTCCAAATTTTGAGATAAGGACTTCAACAACCAATCCAAAAACCAGTACAACTGATTCAATACTACAGGAAACTGGAGATGTCTGTACCTTTTTAGTGAGAAACTAAGCAAAACAATAGCATATACTGATAGAAATGACCTGGTAGCTTGTGAAGAATCAAGAAATGGAAATTTGAGCAGGAACCCAGAACCTGGAATGATCACAGTAATCTAGACTCTTAATGGAAAACTCTTTTAAGACACAAAGTTCTTGAAACAAGCACTGGcgacacacacaaaaaagataGTAAGGGCACTAGAACTGTTTACGCTTTATAGCTATAGTGACAACACAGCCACAGGGTCACTTCTCTCTGTTATCTGTCTAGCTGTTTTTCTCTCAGTGCATGAGATGAAACTTGTGTTGGAGGTAGATACTTTCTTTTTATCAACAACCCAATGAGTAGTAGTAGGCTTTGCATGTTAAATTAGGCTTGGATTGGAGGAGCCTATGACAGAGCCTCAGGTTCGGCAAAGTGTCGGCAGGCTAACATGTTATTCTAATGCAATATTTGGTTGCCATGccttttccttccttctttcttttattgtgGTCTTGACTACGCACCTAATTTGATTCGTTTCTTGTTTGTGTCTTGTTCCAGCTCAAGGCCTTTGgtggattttaaatatttttttatggttactgGCCTGagtatgttttttcaaatattcttaatttactctgatttattatatattttggttttgttttttgtttttgctgttaatatatatatagtagtggataaatcttattttatgttttgtgtgCTCTAGATTGAAATGgacaatttgatttattttgtgtttgttgGATACTAAACGAGATTCGGCTAACCctagattgttttgaaaaatagaggAAAGATTAATTTGACATGATTCGGAACTACAACCTGGTTAGCCCGAGATAAAACACtgttaaaaaattcattgattttttttatatattttttagtcaaaacgaggttgctttgatttttttcttcaatttagatcaacccgggttaaccctcTCAAGTTGTGACTCGAACCTTATCTTAGGTCGATACTCAAatcggattttaaaactataatattaactatttatattcttatattgaCCCGGGTCAATAGTCAACTCGACTTGTAACTTGAATCTAGTCCCGGATCAACCctcaagttgagttttaaaactaaaataataactatttttaccTTTATATTAACCTAGCTTAACAATCAAATTGATCCATGACGGGTATTAAGTCGATCCTTGAGTTGAGTTGTATGGTATGAATTATCGGACTAGTACCACTGCAAtttttttgaactatttttgcattgatgaaaacataaatacagtgcttcaccaaaaaaaaaaa is a window encoding:
- the LOC7475069 gene encoding uncharacterized protein LOC7475069 yields the protein MLSAKSESDITSLAPSSPSRSPKRPVYFVQSPSRDSHDGDKSSSMQPSPMESPSHPSYGRHSRNSSASRFSGIFRSSSGRKSGSRKRNDNKGWNDKGWPECNVIMEEGNYDDEDKAFTRRFQALIALLSFVFLFTVFCLIIWGASRPYKAEITVKSLVVNNFYVGEGTDSSGVPTKLLTVNGSLRMSVYNPATLFGIHVSSTPINLVYSEVPIATGQLKKYYQPRKSRRTVSVIVEGNKVPLYGAGSSLTVSQTGIVVPLTLKFDIKSRGNVVGKLVRTKHRRQISCPLVIDSSSSKPIKFKKNTCTYD